The sequence below is a genomic window from Natrinema salifodinae.
AGATCGCCGGCACCGAACTCGAGAATCACCTGACGGTCCCCAAGTTCCGCGGCGGCAGCCAGCCGACCGACGCGATCAAACTCGAACTCACCGAGGAAGTGGCGATCGACACGAGCCGCGACATCGCCTGACGGCGCGACGATTCCGTACAACCCTGCCAGCCCGGCGAGTCACACCTCCTGCTCCGGCGTCGTAAACGGCGTGATCGCGGCGGTCCGTTCGGTGACCGTCGCCGTCCGCAGAATGTACGAGAACAGCAGCGCGAGCGGGAACGTGCCCACCGCGACGGCGGCGGGAAAGACGACCGCGCGGACCGAGCGGCCAAGGGGCGGCCCGGACAGCCCCGTCAGGACGAACAGGGCACCGAGCGCGACGCCGACGGCGGGAATCCCGGCGTAGAACAGGTACCGCGAGAGCCTGGACAGTTCGACCTGCAGGTACACCGACTTGAAGTACTGCCTGGCGATGTCGAGCTCGCGCAGGCGATCGAGCAGGTCGTCGATGGCCGCGTCGGCCTCCGCGGACAGCGCGTCACCGTTGGTCCGCCGGACCTCGTCGAGCCGCCGTATCTCGTGAGCGAAGTTCGTCTCGAGCATCGTCGAGAGGGTATTGAAGATACCCGAATCGGACTCCTGTACGAGTCGGTCGATCCGATCGAACTCGTCCGTGAGGTCCGACACGATTTCGTCGATCTCGTCGCCGGCGTCCGCCGGCGCGGTCGTCGTCGCGATCCCGCCGAGCCGCTGGGCGTCCCGCCTGGCACTCTCGACGACGAGTCGAAGGAACCCCGAGGGCTCCGCCGGCGCCGTCCGGTTCGCGACCGACTCGATCTCCTGCCGGTAGTCGACGGTCTCCTCGATATCCGACTCGAGTTCGCCTGGCGATTTCAACTCCCGGGAGAGCAGGAGTTGGTTGATCGAGACGACGACAGTGATCAACGTGAAATTCCCCGAGATCAACCCGCTGAAGGCGTAGAACAACGACTGGAGATCGGTCAGCGGGGCGACGCCGCCGAGCGAAAGCGCCATGTACGTCAGCCAGAACGCGACCGCGAGGACGATGGCGACGGCGAACCGGTTGCCGTCCAACAGCAGCCACTGTTTCAGCCGACCGGTCTCGCTGTCGGAGACCGGCTTCGCCTGGTCCTCGCTCGTCGACTCGACCATCGTAGCCGGTCAGGACCTACGGTCTCGCGGGCGAAAAAGTCGGTCCGCGCACCTGCACGGTCGCGATCTCGGTCCGAAAACGAGGGGAGTATCGAGTGTTACTCTTCGGCGCCTTCGAGCTCTTCGACGATCTCGTCGGCATCGACGTCGGCGTCTTCGAGGGCTTCCTCGATGTCGCCGCCGCCCATACCGCCCATGCCGCCCATCATGCCGGGCATGCCCATGCCGCCCATACCGTCGATGACTTCCTGGACGATGACGCGGTCGACGCCGATCTGGTCGATGACGTCCTGACCGATCTGCTGCTTGCCCATCATCCACTGCTGGTTCATCGTCATCTGGGGCGTGGCCTCGAGGTAGAGCGTCTCCTTCTCGACGACTTCGGTCTCGAACTCGGGCTCGGCGTCTTCGTCGTCCTCGTCGGGCTCGACGGGGACTTCCTCTTCGACTTCGTCCGTCTCGATCCAGAGTTCGGGCTCGAGACCGAGGTACATCTCGAACAGGCCGGCGGCCTGCTGCTCGCGGTCGTCGACTTCCTCGACAACCTCGTACTCGTACTCGACGTCCTCGCCGGCCAGCGGGTGGTTGAAGTCGACGCGGGCGCGGCCGCCGATGATCGTGCTGATGTAGCCCTGCTGGCCCTCGATCTGGACGTTCGCGCCGGGATACCGGTCATCCTCGTCGATCTTCTCGGCGCTGACGGTCTGGACGTCGTCGGGGTCGTACTCGCCGAAAGCGTCCTCGGCGGAGACCGTCACGGTGCCTTCGTCGCCGGGTTCGGAGCCGATGATCGCCTCTTCGACGGCCTCGAAGATGTGGCCCTCGCCGAGGACGATCGTCCGCGGCTTGAACTCCTGACCCTGGTCGTCGACGCCCTCTTCCTCGGCGACTTCGGGGTCGGTCGTGTCGACCAACTGGTCGCCGTCGGCGGTGTAGGCGGTGTATTCGATTTCGACGAAATCGCCTTCCTGAAGTCCCTCTGCTTCGTCTTCAACCTCCTCTTCGACGTCATCGGCCTGCTCGTCGAGCTCGGCCTCTTGTTCCTCGGTCATACGTGGTACGTCCGCCCGTCCACATTTAAACTAATCGCTAGCAGAATGGCTGCGGCCGTCCTTCTTGTGAACAAACCGCACGATATTCGCCTTCGAGCGACGGTTTTCGCGACGTGAAACGACCGATACTTACGACCGCCCCTCGTGCTCTCGGCCATGTACGAGGTCGAAGTGAAGGTCCCGGCCGACCTCGAAACCGTCCGAGAGCGGCTCGCGGACCTCGACGCGGCGTCGCGAGGCGGTGTGGTGCAGGTCGACACCTACTACGACGCGCCCCACCGCGAGTTCGCCGAAACCGACGAGGCGCTGCGGATCCGCGAGGAGCGGCCCGCTGACGGGCCCGACGAGACCCGCGTCACCTACAAGGGTCCGCTCGTCGACGACGAGTCAAAGACCCGCAAGGAGGTCGAAACCGCCGTCGTGAATGGCGAGAAATTCGACGCCGTGCTGACGAACCTCGGCTTCGAGGCCGCCGCCACGGTTCGCAAGGACCGCGAGCGGTTCGAACTCGACGGCTATACGATCACCCTCGACGCGGTCGACGACGTCGGCGAGTACGTCGAAGTCGAGACCGAGGTCGAGGCCGAATCCGACCTCGAACCGGCCCGCGAGGGCGCCTACGACGTCCTCGAACGCCTGGGACTCGATCCCGACGATCAGATTCGAACCTCCTATCTCGGCCTGCTGCTCGCGCCCTGAGGATGCGACCCATTACCAGTAAACATTTTCTGGGCCGTATCTGTTTCCGCAAGTTATAGAACCTCGCTCGCTCAAGTGCCGGCAATGAGCGACCGGAACATCCGGATCGAATCCATCGACCGCCAGGCGGTCGAGGATCAGGAAGTCGAGATCGTCGAACGAAAGGGCATCGGCCACCCGGACTCCATCTGCGACGGCGTCGCCGAGAGCGTTGCCGGGGCTCTGGCTCGCGAGTATATCGACCGCGTCGGCGAGGTGCTGCACTTCAACACCGACGAGACACAACTCGTCGCGGGCGAGGCGGCGCCGGCCTTCGGCGGCGGCGAGGTCGTCGATCCCATCTATCTACTGATCGTCGGCCGCGCGACCAAACACTACGAGGGCCAGACCATTCCCGCCGAGACCATCGCGCTGCGGGCCGCCCGCGAGTACCTCGAGTCGGAGATCCCCCAGCTGACCGTCGGCGAGGACGTCGTCGTCGACGTCAAACTCGGCGAGGGCAGCGGGGACCTCCAGGAGGTCTTCGGGGAGGACGAGGTCAGCGTGCCGATGGCCAACGACACGAGCTACGGCGTCGGCCACGCGCCGCTGACCGAGACCGAGCGGATCGTCCGCGAGGCCGAGCACCGGCTGAACGGCGAGTACGCCGACGAGAACCCCGAACTCGGTCCGGACGTGAAGATCATGGGAAAGCGCGAAGGCGACCGGATCGACGTTACCGTCGCGGCGGCGATGGTCGACGAGTACGTCGCTGACTTAGACGAATACATCGACGCCGTCGAGTCCGTCCGGGAATTCGTCGATGGCGTCGCGCGCGACCACACCGACCGCGAGGTCGACGTCCACGTCAACACGGCCGACGACTACGAGGAGGGATCGATCTACCTGACCGTCACCGGCACCTCCGCCGAGCAGGGCGACGACGGCTCCGTCGGCCGCGGCAACCGCGCCAACGGACTCATCACGCCCAACCGCTCGATGTCGATGGAGGCCACCAGCGGCAAGAACCCGGTCAACCACATCGGGAAGATCTACAACCTGCTCTCGACCGAGATCGCCGAGGAGGTCGTCAGCGAGGTCGACGGCATCCGCGACCTGCGCGTGCGCCTGCTCTCCCAGATCGGCCGGCCGATCGACCGGCCCCACGTCGCTGACGTGCAACTTGTCACCGCCGAGGGCGTCGCCCTCGCGGACGTCGAGGACGACGTCGAAGCGATCGTCGACCGAGAACTCGCCGACGTCACCGAACTCACGCGCAGCGTGATCGAGGGCGAACTCTCGACGTTCTAAGCCTGGTTCTTCCGAGCATCCCTTCGGAACCGGCACGATGCGTGTGCCGCCGGAATACTCAAGAGCCGATCCAGTGTATCCCGTTCCGAATCGAAACTCCTTCGCTCCCGTGTCCGACGCTATGTCCTCCACCGAATCGGGCTCTCGGCCCGTCGTCTACGCCGTCGTCGCGAGTACCTTCTTCGTCGGCTTCGGCGGCGGGGTCGTCTTTCCCATCCTGCCGAACCTCGGCGAAGTGCTCGGCATCTCGGCGTTTCTGGTCGGCGTCATCCTCTCGGCCAATCGCTGGACGCGCCTGGTCGCGAACGCGCCGGCGGGGGTGCTCGTCGACCGGATCGGGACCCGGAAGCCGTTCGTCGCCGGCCTGGCGATCGAGGGAGCCGCGACCGCCGGCTACGTGGTCGCGATCACGTCCTCGGTCCCCGAACTCTGGTTCATCGTCGCGCGGATCATGTGGGGCGTCGGCAGCGCGCTCGTGTTCGCGACGGCCTACACCATCACGGCGGACGTCAGCGAGGCCGGCACGCGGGGGACGAGCATGGGGATCGTCCGGGCCGGGATCACGTTCGGGTTCCCCGCCGGCATGGTGTTAGGCGGGATCGTCAGCGAGGCCTACAGCAACGTCACGGCGTTCGTCCTCGCGGCTGCCTTCGCCGCGCTCGCGAGCGTCATCGCGTACTTCATCGTCCCCGAGACCCACGTCGACACCCCCGATTCGTCGGTCAAGCCCTGGGACGTCGAGACGACGCTGCCGGCGCTGACGGTCGGCCTGGTCAACTTCGGGCTCTACTTCGCGTACATCGGCGTCCTCTTCTCGACGCTGGTACTCTACCTCGACGTCGAGGCGGTGACGCTGACGGTCTCGGTCGCGGGCCACGAACTCGACTACGGAGCGCAGGGCACGTCGGGGCTGTTGATGGCGATCTCGACGCTCTCGGGCGCCGTCTTCACCATCTTCGGCGGGAAGATCAGCGACGCCGTCGGCGCTCGCATGCCCGTGCTCGTTGCGTTCCTGATGACCTCCTGTGCCGGGTTCGTGGTGCTGACGCTCGCGCCGTCGTTTCATGCCGTGGTGCTGGCCTGCGCGCTGATCGGGGCCGGCCAGGGCGGCGTCGGCGGCCCGCTGACGGCCCTGCTCGCGGATCTCACGCCCGAGGACCGGATGGGCCGGGCGATGGGAACCAACAACGTCTTCGGCGACGTCGGCGGCGGGGTCGGGCCGCTGGTCTCGTTGCCGTTCGTCGAGATCGTCGGTTTCGACGCGATGTACGCGCTCAGCGCGATCGTTCCGCTGCTGGCCGGCGTCGTGCTCGTCGCCGGAATCTACACCTACACCGGGAGCCTGAGCCCGACCGTCGAGGAATCGATCGTCTGAGCGGCGGGCCGGCCCGCGCTTCCGAGCGCCGCGCTCGCTCCCTCGTAACCCCCTTATAGCCGCGAGTGGCTATGCTGGGGCATGCATCCTCCGGGAGCCGATACCGTCCTCGTCCGACACGGGGACCTCAATACCAAGAGCAACACCGTCAAGCGGTACATGGTGGGGCTCCTCGTCGAGAACCTCGAAGCGATCCTCGCGGATCGGTCGATCCCCGGCGAGGTCGAGCACCGATGGAACCGACCACTGATCCACGCGAGCGAAGACGCCGTTGAGGCCGCCACCGACGCCGCAACGGACACCTTCGGCGTCGTCTCCGCCAGCCCCGCCCTGACCGTCGGTACCGAGAAAGAGGCGATTCTCGACGCCCTGGCCGAGACCGCCCGCGCGTGCTACGACGGCGGGACGTTCGCGGTCGACGCGCGCCGAGCCAATAAGGAACTCCCCTACGAGAGCGAGGAACTCGCCCGCGACGGCGGCGACGTCATCTGGGAGACCGTCGCGGATGAGTTCGACCCCGAAGTCGACCTCGACGATCCCGACCTCACCTTTGGCGTCGAGGTCCGCGACGAGGTGGCGTTCATCTATCTCGAGAAACGCGATGGACCAGGCGGGCTGCCCCTCGGCTCCCAGGAGCCCGTGATCGCGCTGGTCAGCGGCGGGATCGACTCGCCGGTCGCGGCCTACGAGATGATGAAACGCGGGAGTCCGATCGTCCCGGCCTACGTCGATCTCGGCGCCTACGGCGGGATCGACCACGAGGCGCGCGCGATGGAGACCGTCCGGATCCTCGGCGAGTACGCGCCGAATTTCGACATGCGAGTGTACGAGATTCCCGGCGGCGAGACCGTCGACCACCTCGTCCAGGAGATGGAGAAGGGCCGGATGCTCTCGCTGCGTCGCTTCTTCTACCGCGCGGCCGAGACGCTGGCCGAGCACGTCGACGCCAACGGCATCGTCACGGGCGAGGCGATGGGCCAGAAGTCCAGCCAGACCGTCCAGAACCTCGGGGTCACCAGTCGCGCCGCCGCGCTCCCGATCCACCGGCCGCTGCTCACCCGGGACAAGCAGGAGATCGTCGCGCAGGCCCGCGAGATCGGCACCTACACCGACTCGACGATCGACGCCGGCTGCAACCGCGTCACCCCCGACCGCGTCGAGACCAACGCCCGCCTGGAACCGCTGCTCGCGGCCGAACCGGACGACCTGCTCGAACGGGCCGAGGAGGTGGCGAAGAACGCGGCACTCGTCGAACCCTGAGTCCCACGTCCCGATCGGTCCCTGCCCCGTCCTCGCGGCTCCGTTCCGGCTGAGACGGTCGTTACATCGGTCTCCGTTCCGGGCTCAGTTCGAACCGGTTTCCATCGCAAGCGAGACCCCTATCCACCGGCGGGCCCGAATGCGTTCGCATCGTCGAAAAGCCGAAACCGACATTACAGCGTCGTCCCCACCTCAGTGTAGTGACCCGCGTCTGTCTCATCGGCGAGGACGAGACCACTCTCCAGTACGAACTGCTCTCCCGGGAGACGGCTCGCGAGGCCCTGGCGACCTACGATCTGGAGCGGCCGTTCGAGAACTCGCTTTCCCTCCGGACCGTCAGCGTGGGCGCCGCCGTCTCGCTGCTGAACGACCTGAACTGGTATCTCACGCGGTTCGTCGACGAGGCGCTCGTTCAGGAACCGAGCGTCAGCGACGAGGAGTGGCTCTCGCGGCCGCTCGCGCGCCAGCTCCGCAACGGCGACGTCGAGCCCGAGGAGACGGCCCAGTTCTGCAAGATCTACGGTCTCGAGCGGATCGGCGCGGCACCGCAGTCGCCCGACGATTCGGACGCAGGTGCCGCGTCTGGCGGGGGCGGGAGTTCGGATCCGGACGCGAGCCCGAAGGCCCATAACGACCGAGCCCCTGAAAACGGTGGACCGTCCTCCCCTCCCGCGGACGATGCGGGCGAGGACGACGCCGATCGATCCGGCGCCGCCGGGCCGACCTACCGGCTCGTCGAACCGCTGTACGTCCGCCGGACCGACGGCGACCTACCCGACTACGACCTCCGGGACGTCGAGGACACCCTCGTCGTCCGACTGACCGAAGCCGAATACTCTCCATGACTCGCCTCTCGACTTCGACCGCGACGGTTGCACCGACGGCCGACGTCGGCGGTACCGGCATCACAACCATCGACGGCTGCCGCCTGGCCTACCGGCGCGCCGGCACCGAGGGCTCGCCGGTCGTCCTCCTCCACGGCGGCGGCGTCGACGATTCGACGCTCTCCTGGCGCCACGCGATCGACACGCTAGCCGAGGACCACCGCGTGTACGCGCCCGACTGGCCGGGCTACGGCGACAGCGAGGCCGGCCCCGACTTCGAGCACTCGATCGAGAGTTACGTCGATCTGCTCGTCTCGTTTCTCGACGACATGGGCCTCGAATCCGCGACGCTCGTCGGCATCTCCATGGGCGGCGGCGTCGCGCTCGGGACCGCACTCGACCACGCCGATCGGATCGACCGCCTGGCCCTCGTCGACAGCTACGGGCTCGGCCCGCGGATCCCGGCCGGCGCGCTCTGGAAGACGATGGCCCACGTCCCCGGCGCGAACGCCCTGGGCTGGGCCGCGGTCGGCCTCTCGAACGAGATGGCCCGGCTCAGTCTCAGTCGCCTGGTCGCGGACGGCGCGGCGCTCGACCCCGAATTCGTCGAGGACTTCCGGACCCGCGCCGGCCGGCGAAGCGCCGGCGAGGCCTTCGAGGCGTTCCAGCGCAACGAACTCCTCGCGAGCGGCACCGTCCGGACGGACTTCACCGACGACCTCGGTTCCCTGTCGGTCCCGACGCTGCTCGTCCATGGCGCCGACGACCCGCTCATCCCGGCGGCCTGGTCCGAGCGCGCGGCCGCCCGGATCCCCGACGCCGAACTGACGGTTCTCGAAAATTGCGGTCACTGGACGCCGCGAGAGCGGCCGGACGCGTTCAACGAGGTGCTGACGTCGTTCTGTGCCGACGATGCGGGCGATATCGACGGCGACGGCGTATAGGCTCGTCGCCGGGCGTCCCCGTCCCGTCGCTGCTTCGCGGACTAGCTAGCTGGTACCGTTTTCGCGCCGAGACGCTGTCTACGAGCCGCCGCTTTCGGACCCGGCGTCGCTTTCGCTCGCGCTCTCGGACGCGCTCTCGCTTGCGACGCTGAACTCGGACGTTTGGCCGTTCCGATCGGTGATGCTCGCCGAGACGTCCGTCAGCGGCGCCGACTCGAACGTCGCGCGGACGAGCCGACCGACGGTCGTCTCTTGTGCGATACAGGCCTGGGTCTCCGTTTCGCCGCCATCTCCGTCATCCTCGTCGGCCTCGCCCACCGCCGCCTCGAGGACGAGCGCGTCGTCCTCGATATCGATCGCTTCGAGCGCCAACTCGTGGCAAGGATTCGGCGCGCCGGCCTCGAGCGACACCAGTATCGACGTCTCGAAGTCGGTCTCGTCGACGAAGTCGGCGAGGGAATCGGCCTGGTCCGTCCGCTCGTCGAGCCAGCGGTCGGTGCCGTCGCTATCCGTGAGCAGCTCGACGTCGGGGGCGGTCGAGCGCTCCGGTTCCTGATAGGCGCGAGTCTCGTAGTCGGCCAGGCCGTCGGGGAGGTCCGCCTCCGGGTCCGAGTCCGACCCGGGATCGGTCTCGTCGCCGTCGGTCTCGTTCCCGTTCGAACCGGTGCCGTCGTCGGTCTCGCCATCCGATTCCGAGCCGAGTTCGTCCGCGAGACAGCCTGCGGAGAGGGCGAGCAGAGATGCAGTTCCGAAGACCAGCGTCCGTCGCCGCATGGAGGGTCGTGAGCGTGTCATCGTACCCGACCGTACGCAAGAACGACTAAAGGAGGTTCGGCTAGGTGAAAGAGTTCTTTTCGTGCCCCGTCGCTCGACGACGGACGACACTCGATTCGCGCGGAAAATCGCGGCCGCGGCGGGAAATCGATCAGTCGAAGAGTCCGGTCGAGAGGTACCGCTCGCCGCTATCCCAGAAGACGGTGACGACCAGCGGGCAGTCCTCCCCGTCGACCGCCTGGCCGCCGTCGGTCTCGGGCGAGGCCGGTTGCGTCCCGTCGGCCTCGTCGAAGGCGGTCGGGACCTCCGGACACTCGACGGCGGGGTCGGCGATCTCGCTGGCGATGCGCTGGGAGACGAGACTCGTCGCGCCGCTGGACTGGCCGACGAGGATGCCTTCGTCGCGGGCGAGACGGCGGCACTCCTCTTCGGCGTTCTCGATTGTCACCGTCTCGACGCGATCGATCAGGTCGCGATCGAGGTTCTCGCTGACGAAGCCCGGCCCCATGCCCTGGAAGTCGTCGTCGCCGGACTCGCCGGTCGAGAGGACGGCGTTGCGCTCGGGTTCGACGGCGATGATGTCCATGTCGGGAAATGCCTCGCGGAGGCGGCGGCCGGTACCCGAGATGGTGCCGCCGGTGCCGACGCCGGCCACGAAGGCGTCGATCTCGCGGTCGCCGACCTGCTCGAGGATTTCCTCGCCGGTCGTCTGATAGTGGGCCTTCGGGTTCGCAGGGTTCTCGAACTGACCCAGCTGGATCGCGCCTTTGGCTTCGAGTTCCTCGGCGCGGGCGCGGGCGTCTTCCATGTCGCCCTCGACCAGTTCGAGGTCGGCCCCGTAGGCGGCCATGACCTGCTGGCGTTCCTTGGACTTGTCCGCCGGCATGACGATCGTCAGGTCGTAGTCCCGCGCGGCAGCGACGAGCGCGAGTCCGATCCCGGTGTTCCCGCTCGTCGGTTCGACGAGCCAGTCGCCCGGTTCGATTGCGCCCTCGCGTTCGGCGGCCCGGATCATCTCGCGAGCCGGCCGATCCTTGGCCGATCCGCCGGGGTTGAACGATTCGACCTTCGCGGCGACCGTCGCCCCGTCCGGCGAGTCGACCTGGACGAGCGGCGACCCGATGGTGTCCAGGATACTCCCTTTCATTGGCAACCCGTAGGTATTCGAGACGTAAACCGGTGCTGGACACAGGCAGGACGTGCCGGTGTCTCAGATAGCGGTGCCGCGATGCGGTGACGATTCTGCCAGAAACACCGGGGTTAAGCCCGCCGGGGCGCAAGTCGTCCGTATGAGTCTCGAGACCATGCGGCCGAACCCCACGTGGGACGCGGCGTCCTACGAGGCGGCCGTCGACACGCTCGCAGCGCACAACGACGAACTGGTGTACAAAGTCTGGGGCGGCGACTGGTGCAAGGACTGTCGCGCCCTGTTGCCCGACTTCGGCGCCGCGCTCGAAGCCGCCGAGGTCCCCGAGGACCGCATCGAGGAGGTCGGCGTCGACAAGGACAAGGAGGGACCGGGCGTCGAGGAGTACGGCGTCGAGTACATCCCGACGATCGTCGTGGAGACCGACGACGGCGAGGAGATCACCCGCTTCGTCGAGGAAGAGGATGTCCCGCCGGCGGTCTGGCTCGCCGAGGAGATCGAAGCCGCGCTCGAAGCCGACGCGGCCTGAAAGCCGAGTCGAGGTCGACGCCGCGTTCGCGGACCCGCTTTTCTCGCCGTTCGACGCCCGTCAGAACGGCACGTCTTCGACGTCGCCGACGTCAGCGTCGGTCTCGTCACCGAGCCACTCGAGGGCCTCCTCGACGTCGTGGGTCGGCGGCGAACACGTCCGATCGCGACAGACGTACAGCGTCGGCTCGCCGTCGCGGGCCTCCCGGTCCGCCCAGATCGGAGGCGCTTCCTCGAGCCCCAGGCGGTCGAGCCAGTCCGCCAGGCTGTCCTCCGTCGGCGGCCGCAGCGCGAACAGCCGATCGGGGAGGTACCGCGACGCGAACCGGTCGCGCCACTCGTCCGGGAGGGCGTCGGCGGCCACGGTGATCTCGAGCGCGCCGGCCGCCAGGCGGTCGGCGGCGAGACACAGCGTCGCGTGCTCGAGCGCGTTCGCCTCGAGCCGGTTCGCGTGCGTTTCGAGGACGGTCGCGGCGATCCCCTCGAAGTCCGCGTCGGCGAACTCGTCGAGCGCGAGCAGGGTCTCGACCGCCACGCCGGCCGCGGAGGGCGTCGACTGGTCGCTCAGCTCCTGGGGCCTGGTCACCAGCGACTCGCCGCTCTCGGGCGTGAAGTAGAGGGTCCCGCGGTCCGCGTCCCAGAACTCGTCCTCGATGACCCGAGCCAACTCGAGCGCGAAGGCCAGGTGGTCGACCTCGCCGGTGGCCTGGTAACAGTCGAGCGCGCCGCGCGCCAGGAAGGCGTAGTCCTCGAGGTAGCCGTCGACCTTGACGTTCCCGTCTTTGTACCGGCGCGACAGTCGCGCTTCCTCGTCGTCCCAGAGCCGGTCGCGGACGAATTCGAGCGCGTCGACGGCGGCGTCGGCGTAGTCGTCCTCGCCGAGCGCGAGCGCGGCCTCGGCGTGGGTCGAGATCAACAGGCCGTTCCAGCCGGCCAGGACCTTCTCGTCGCGGTTCGGTCGCGGCCGCTCCTCGCGGGCCTCGAACAGTTGCTGGCGGGCCGACTCGAGTCGCTCCCGCACCTCGCTTGCTTCGAGGTCAAACTCGTCGGCGAGCGTCGCGACGTCGGTCACGCGGTTTGGCTGGTTCCGCCCCTCGAAGTTGCCCGACTCGGTAATATCGTAGCGCTCGCAGAAGAGGGCCGCGTCGGTCTCGTCGTCGAGGACCGCCCGGACCTCGTCGGGCGTCCAGACGTAGAACGCCCCCTCCTCGCGCTCGCCGGTCTCGGGCGACTCGCTCTGGGCGTCGAGCGTGCTGAAGAAGCCGCCCTCGTCGTGGGTCAGCTCTCGCTCGACGAACTCGAGGGTCTCCGCGACCACTTCGGCGTAGCGCTCCTCGCCGGTCAGCTGGTAGCCGGTCAGGAACGCGCGGGGTATCTCGGCGTTGTCGTACAGCATCTTCTCGAAGTGGGGAACCGTCCAGTCCTTGTCGACGCAGTAGCGGTGGAAGCCGCCGCCGACGTGATCGTAGAGCCCGCCCGCGGCCATCGCGTCCAACGTCTCCTCGATCACGTCGAGATAGGTCGCCTGGCCCGTGCGATCGTACGCCCGCGCGAGGACGCGAAGCCGGGAGGGCTGGGGGAACTTCGGACCGCCGGAGCCGAAGCCGCCGTGTTCCCGGTCGACGCTCCGGAGTGCGGCGTCCGCGGCCCGCTCGAGGAGGTCGCTGGACGGCGGCTCCGCGGCGCCGGCGTCGACGCCCGCCGAGTCGGGCGTCTCCTCGAGTCGGTCTTTCGCCGCGTCGGTCCACTGTTCGGCGCGGTGTTCCATCTCCTCGCGGTCCTCCGCGCTCCCCCAGGAGTTGCTGATGCGCTGACAGAGGTCGCGGAAGCCGGGCTGGCCCCGCTTCCCGTCCCGCGGGAAGTAGGTCCCGACGAAGAAGGGCTTGCCCTCGGGGGTGAGCCAGGCCGACAGCGGCCAGCCGCCCCGGCCGGTCACGAGCTGGCAGACGGTCATGTAGATGCTGTCGACGTCCGGGCGCTCCTCGCGGTCGACCTTGATCGGGACGAAGTTCTCGTTCAAGACGTCGGCGACGTCCTCGTCGGCGAAGCTTTCCTCCTCCATCACGTGACACCAGTGGCACGCCGAGTAGCCGACCGAGAGGAAGATCGGGACGTCGCGTTCCTTCGCGGCCGCTAAGGCCTGTTCGTCCCAGGGCTGCCAGTTGACGGGGTTGTCCGCGTGCTGGCGCAGGTAGGGACTCTCCTCCTCGTCGAGCCGGTTGCGCTGAGTGGGGTCGCTCATGGGGCCCTCTACGGCCGGACGCTGTAAAAGGTCGGCGTGCGCCGCTCGAGGTCGCCGGCGACGGGCGGACGGAAGCCCCTCGATCGCGCAAAAATCGCCAGTTCGGGTCCGGACCCGTTTCGATGTGGCTCTTGGCCGAGCCCGACCGATCCGAGACGGTGTCACGGAACTCGTTGGCGAATCCGTCAGCCGTACGTGTCGGTATCGGAGTCGGTTTCGGTCCCATTGGTCGATTCGTTGGTTTCGGATTCGGGACCGGAATCGTCGAGGTCACCGTGCGGCATCATACCTG
It includes:
- a CDS encoding FKBP-type peptidyl-prolyl cis-trans isomerase; this encodes MTEEQEAELDEQADDVEEEVEDEAEGLQEGDFVEIEYTAYTADGDQLVDTTDPEVAEEEGVDDQGQEFKPRTIVLGEGHIFEAVEEAIIGSEPGDEGTVTVSAEDAFGEYDPDDVQTVSAEKIDEDDRYPGANVQIEGQQGYISTIIGGRARVDFNHPLAGEDVEYEYEVVEEVDDREQQAAGLFEMYLGLEPELWIETDEVEEEVPVEPDEDDEDAEPEFETEVVEKETLYLEATPQMTMNQQWMMGKQQIGQDVIDQIGVDRVIVQEVIDGMGGMGMPGMMGGMGGMGGGDIEEALEDADVDADEIVEELEGAEE
- the cyaB gene encoding class IV adenylate cyclase is translated as MYEVEVKVPADLETVRERLADLDAASRGGVVQVDTYYDAPHREFAETDEALRIREERPADGPDETRVTYKGPLVDDESKTRKEVETAVVNGEKFDAVLTNLGFEAAATVRKDRERFELDGYTITLDAVDDVGEYVEVETEVEAESDLEPAREGAYDVLERLGLDPDDQIRTSYLGLLLAP
- a CDS encoding methionine adenosyltransferase — its product is MSDRNIRIESIDRQAVEDQEVEIVERKGIGHPDSICDGVAESVAGALAREYIDRVGEVLHFNTDETQLVAGEAAPAFGGGEVVDPIYLLIVGRATKHYEGQTIPAETIALRAAREYLESEIPQLTVGEDVVVDVKLGEGSGDLQEVFGEDEVSVPMANDTSYGVGHAPLTETERIVREAEHRLNGEYADENPELGPDVKIMGKREGDRIDVTVAAAMVDEYVADLDEYIDAVESVREFVDGVARDHTDREVDVHVNTADDYEEGSIYLTVTGTSAEQGDDGSVGRGNRANGLITPNRSMSMEATSGKNPVNHIGKIYNLLSTEIAEEVVSEVDGIRDLRVRLLSQIGRPIDRPHVADVQLVTAEGVALADVEDDVEAIVDRELADVTELTRSVIEGELSTF
- a CDS encoding MFS transporter encodes the protein MSSTESGSRPVVYAVVASTFFVGFGGGVVFPILPNLGEVLGISAFLVGVILSANRWTRLVANAPAGVLVDRIGTRKPFVAGLAIEGAATAGYVVAITSSVPELWFIVARIMWGVGSALVFATAYTITADVSEAGTRGTSMGIVRAGITFGFPAGMVLGGIVSEAYSNVTAFVLAAAFAALASVIAYFIVPETHVDTPDSSVKPWDVETTLPALTVGLVNFGLYFAYIGVLFSTLVLYLDVEAVTLTVSVAGHELDYGAQGTSGLLMAISTLSGAVFTIFGGKISDAVGARMPVLVAFLMTSCAGFVVLTLAPSFHAVVLACALIGAGQGGVGGPLTALLADLTPEDRMGRAMGTNNVFGDVGGGVGPLVSLPFVEIVGFDAMYALSAIVPLLAGVVLVAGIYTYTGSLSPTVEESIV
- a CDS encoding tRNA sulfurtransferase produces the protein MHPPGADTVLVRHGDLNTKSNTVKRYMVGLLVENLEAILADRSIPGEVEHRWNRPLIHASEDAVEAATDAATDTFGVVSASPALTVGTEKEAILDALAETARACYDGGTFAVDARRANKELPYESEELARDGGDVIWETVADEFDPEVDLDDPDLTFGVEVRDEVAFIYLEKRDGPGGLPLGSQEPVIALVSGGIDSPVAAYEMMKRGSPIVPAYVDLGAYGGIDHEARAMETVRILGEYAPNFDMRVYEIPGGETVDHLVQEMEKGRMLSLRRFFYRAAETLAEHVDANGIVTGEAMGQKSSQTVQNLGVTSRAAALPIHRPLLTRDKQEIVAQAREIGTYTDSTIDAGCNRVTPDRVETNARLEPLLAAEPDDLLERAEEVAKNAALVEP
- a CDS encoding DUF5804 family protein translates to MTRVCLIGEDETTLQYELLSRETAREALATYDLERPFENSLSLRTVSVGAAVSLLNDLNWYLTRFVDEALVQEPSVSDEEWLSRPLARQLRNGDVEPEETAQFCKIYGLERIGAAPQSPDDSDAGAASGGGGSSDPDASPKAHNDRAPENGGPSSPPADDAGEDDADRSGAAGPTYRLVEPLYVRRTDGDLPDYDLRDVEDTLVVRLTEAEYSP